One genomic segment of Heptranchias perlo isolate sHepPer1 chromosome 3, sHepPer1.hap1, whole genome shotgun sequence includes these proteins:
- the txnl4a gene encoding thioredoxin-like protein 4A produces MSYMLPHLHNGWQVDQAILSEEDRVVVIRFGHDWDPTCMKMDEVLYSIAEKVKNFAVIYLVDITEVPDFNKMYELYDPCTVMFFFRNKHIMIDLGTGNNNKINWPMEDKQEMIDIVETVYRGARKGRGLVVSPKDYSTKYRY; encoded by the exons ATGTCGTACATGTTACCACATCTCCACAATGGCTGGCAAGTGGACCAGGCTATTCTGTCGGAGGAGGATCGTGTCGTCGTCATTCGGTTTGGTCACGACTGGGATCCAACTTGTATGAAGATGGATGAAGTGTTGTACAGTATTGCTGAAAAG GTGAAAAACTTTGCTGTTATTTATCTTGTGGATATCACAGAGGTACCAGACTTCAACAAGATGTACGAGTTATATGATCCATGCACAGTTATGTTTTTCTTCAG AAACAAGCACATCATGATTGATTTGGGCACTGGTAACAACAATAAAATTAATTGGCCTATGGAAGACAAACAGGAGATGATTGACATTGTTGAAACAGTTTACAGAGGAGCACGCAAGGGAAGGGGTCTTGTGGTATCTCCAAAGGACTACTCCACTAAATATAGATATTGA